The Seleniivibrio woodruffii genome window below encodes:
- a CDS encoding RrF2 family transcriptional regulator has product MKVTRASDYAIRALIHMAHKPLGTTFMRSELATECDIPDSFLGKILQNLAKSEILTSERGKKGGFKIAKDISQITVYDIITAIEGELSLNKCIFDDDFCNLVHSCTAHVMWSDIQTKLIAMLKSYTLASLAEKY; this is encoded by the coding sequence ATGAAAGTCACCAGAGCCAGCGACTACGCTATCCGTGCTCTTATTCATATGGCACATAAACCCCTAGGCACTACCTTCATGCGCTCCGAACTGGCAACAGAATGCGACATCCCGGACAGTTTCCTCGGCAAGATCCTTCAGAACCTCGCAAAATCAGAGATCCTTACATCCGAAAGGGGTAAGAAGGGAGGATTTAAAATAGCCAAGGATATCTCACAGATAACCGTATACGATATCATAACAGCTATCGAAGGCGAGCTGAGCCTGAACAAATGCATCTTCGACGACGACTTCTGCAACCTTGTTCACTCATGCACAGCTCATGTCATGTGGAGCGACATCCAAACCAAACTCATCGCAATGCTTAAAAGTTATACACTTGCCAGTTTGGCTGAAAAATACTAA
- the rsfS gene encoding ribosome silencing factor — protein MTRTALLDSILKEMIDRKTENVVCYHIAPKSSIADYMVIGTATSEPHVNAIAEYVLEKMKENGTRPFAVEGQGRSRWICLDFGEVMVHLMCRDERQYYNLESIWGGCDKVEIPYE, from the coding sequence ATGACAAGAACAGCTCTGCTGGACAGTATTCTGAAAGAGATGATCGACCGCAAGACAGAGAACGTTGTGTGCTATCACATTGCACCCAAAAGCAGTATTGCGGACTATATGGTGATCGGAACGGCAACTTCCGAACCCCACGTTAACGCTATTGCGGAATACGTTCTGGAGAAAATGAAAGAGAACGGAACACGTCCTTTCGCAGTTGAAGGACAGGGACGCTCACGCTGGATATGCCTCGATTTCGGCGAGGTTATGGTGCATCTGATGTGCAGGGACGAAAGGCAGTATTACAACCTTGAATCCATCTGGGGCGGATGCGACAAAGTGGAGATTCCCTACGAGTGA
- a CDS encoding menaquinone biosynthetic enzyme MqnA/MqnD family protein, translating into MLRIGQIDYANVYPIFHHLEKEKGFKLIKGVPSYLNTAIREGVIDLSPCSCIEYARNPESYYIIPDISISSINEVKSVMLFSDMPIEELGGKEVYLTTESGTSVILFEILMRERYGIVPEFTKENPEAPAKVHIGDTALFGYYNDKSKYIYDLGKLWKEFTGLPFVFALWIIRKDTADAHREETKAFVELLGRIKKDSKGNLASLIDHYQMKGLTSYQIIDYWEIINYDLSENHIKGLLNYYSFAVKIGRLKKMPSLDFFV; encoded by the coding sequence ATGCTTAGAATCGGTCAGATCGACTACGCAAACGTATATCCTATATTCCATCACCTTGAAAAAGAGAAGGGTTTCAAGCTCATCAAGGGCGTGCCCTCATATCTGAACACTGCCATCCGTGAAGGGGTCATAGACCTTTCGCCGTGCAGCTGTATCGAATATGCCAGAAATCCTGAGAGCTACTATATAATTCCCGATATCTCCATCAGCAGTATAAATGAGGTGAAGAGCGTCATGCTCTTCTCGGATATGCCAATTGAGGAACTCGGCGGCAAAGAGGTTTATCTCACCACCGAATCCGGCACTTCCGTCATTCTGTTCGAGATACTCATGCGTGAACGTTACGGTATTGTGCCTGAGTTCACCAAAGAAAATCCCGAAGCACCAGCAAAGGTGCACATCGGGGATACGGCACTTTTCGGCTACTACAACGACAAGTCAAAATACATCTACGACCTCGGAAAACTCTGGAAAGAGTTCACGGGACTGCCGTTCGTCTTTGCCCTGTGGATAATCCGCAAGGATACGGCGGATGCTCACCGTGAGGAGACGAAGGCGTTCGTTGAGCTTCTGGGCAGGATAAAAAAGGACAGCAAGGGCAATCTGGCGTCACTTATCGACCATTATCAGATGAAGGGGCTTACCAGCTACCAGATCATCGACTACTGGGAGATAATCAACTATGACCTCTCGGAGAACCATATAAAGGGTCTGCTGAACTACTACAGTTTTGCTGTGAAGATCGGAAGACTGAAGAAGATGCCGTCGCTTGATTTTTTTGTGTAG
- a CDS encoding glutamate-5-semialdehyde dehydrogenase, whose protein sequence is MLVNMLKAAKEATYELMSMRSDIKDRALSAVADKLDKNRELIKAENAKDIAYANECGLSKAMIDRLILDDKRIDAMIQAVNEIKAQTDPVGKVVEGYRRPNGLYITKVKVPLGVVGIIFESRPNVTIDAAALCLKSGNVSVLRGGKEAINSNVCLGKLMKEALKETGLPEAAVNIIEDTDRAVVMEMLRAKDYIDIMVPRGGDSLIKFCTEHSLIPLVKHDAGICHVFIDEFADMEMAVNIAVNAKCQRVGVCNTMETLLIHDAVAAKILPMLEKAYAEYSVELRGCENTQKIIACKPATEEDWSTEYLDFILSVKIVKSVDEAIAHINKYSSQHSDSIVTENYSNSEKFLDRVDSAAVYVNASTRWTDGGEFGLGAEIGISTQKLHCRGPMGADDLTTTKYRIYGSGQIR, encoded by the coding sequence ATGCTTGTAAATATGCTGAAAGCCGCCAAAGAAGCAACCTATGAACTTATGAGCATGCGCTCCGATATAAAGGACAGGGCTTTGTCTGCCGTTGCGGACAAGCTGGACAAAAACCGAGAACTTATCAAAGCCGAGAACGCCAAAGACATTGCATATGCAAACGAATGCGGGCTCTCAAAGGCTATGATAGACAGACTTATTCTTGATGATAAGCGCATCGATGCCATGATTCAGGCAGTTAACGAGATAAAAGCCCAGACCGATCCCGTGGGCAAAGTTGTTGAAGGATACAGACGCCCCAACGGGCTTTATATAACAAAAGTGAAGGTTCCGCTGGGTGTTGTGGGCATAATTTTCGAATCACGCCCCAACGTTACCATCGATGCAGCAGCTTTATGCCTCAAATCGGGCAACGTTTCCGTGCTCCGTGGCGGAAAAGAGGCGATAAACTCGAACGTCTGCCTCGGAAAGCTTATGAAAGAAGCTCTGAAAGAGACGGGACTTCCCGAAGCCGCCGTCAATATTATAGAGGACACCGACCGTGCAGTGGTCATGGAGATGCTCAGGGCGAAGGACTATATAGACATAATGGTTCCCAGAGGGGGCGACAGTCTTATTAAGTTCTGCACCGAGCACAGCCTTATTCCCCTTGTTAAGCACGATGCGGGCATCTGTCATGTGTTCATAGACGAGTTTGCGGACATGGAAATGGCTGTTAATATTGCCGTCAACGCAAAATGCCAGCGTGTGGGCGTATGCAATACAATGGAAACCCTGTTGATACATGACGCCGTGGCCGCAAAAATTCTGCCGATGCTTGAAAAAGCCTATGCGGAATATAGCGTGGAACTGAGGGGCTGTGAGAACACGCAGAAGATAATAGCTTGCAAACCCGCAACCGAAGAGGACTGGAGCACGGAATATCTGGACTTCATCCTCTCAGTTAAGATAGTGAAAAGTGTGGACGAGGCCATCGCCCACATTAATAAATACAGCTCTCAGCACTCCGACAGCATAGTCACCGAAAACTACTCCAACAGCGAGAAGTTTCTGGACAGGGTTGATTCGGCGGCTGTTTATGTGAACGCTTCAACAAGATGGACAGACGGAGGGGAGTTCGGGCTTGGCGCCGAGATAGGCATCAGCACACAGAAACTCCATTGCCGGGGCCCCATGGGAGCCGACGACCTCACCACCACCAAGTACCGCATCTACGGAAGCGGGCAGATCAGATAG
- a CDS encoding vitamin B12-dependent ribonucleotide reductase encodes MSVKDIEKALSREPELNQNAITVLEKRYLKRDNNGKPSEKPIDMFRRVALNIAEADKLYDKNANILASAKEFYEQMVTLRFLPNSPTLMNAGRELQQLAACFVLPVEDSLEGIFEAVKNTALIHKSGGGTGFSFSRLRPKDDVVKTTRGVSSGPVSFMTVFDAATETIKQGGTRRGANMGILRVDHPDIMDFIYAKEDKTKLTNFNLSVGLTEKFMQAVLEDKEYDLINPKTKSVAGQLRAKDVFDKMVQLAWEGGDPGIVYLDRINAENPTPKEGEMESTNPCGEQPLLPYESCNLGSINLGRFVKDGQIDWADLEKTITVAVHFLDNVIDMNKYPIPEIDRQTKRNRKIGLGLMGWADMLAMLCIPYNSDEATKLAEDVMQFIRDKGREKSAALAEIRGDFPTFKDSVYPAKGFKNMRNATITTVAPTGTISIIAGCSSGIEPFFAIAFYRQVMDNNKLVEVSPVFKDIAKREGFLTDELLDQVAETGAVHDIESVPEKWQKAFVTAHDITPFWHTKMQAAFQKFTDNAVSKTVNFPNEATVEDVRRTYLLSYNLGCKGTTIYRDGSRTGQVLNVGTKDKEAKPESVSQEPCVFAPKPRPKVLVGRTVEMMTGCGKLYVTINQDENGKAFEVFTSMGKAGGCAQSQCEAIGRLISINLRSGGEIDRIIKQLKGISCHMRYGFGPNTVLSCSDAVGKALEQALRDNTEIKVSGKQDDSITVDKLLEKAEKAEQEGIKVKNGACPDCGGPVEHVEGCDICYSCGYSHCS; translated from the coding sequence ATGAGTGTGAAGGACATCGAGAAAGCACTTTCTCGTGAGCCCGAATTGAATCAGAACGCCATAACCGTTCTGGAAAAAAGATACCTGAAAAGGGATAATAACGGAAAACCTTCCGAAAAACCCATCGACATGTTCCGCAGGGTCGCTCTGAACATTGCAGAAGCCGACAAACTCTACGACAAGAACGCAAACATACTCGCCTCCGCCAAAGAATTCTATGAGCAGATGGTAACCCTCAGGTTCCTGCCCAACTCACCCACTCTGATGAACGCCGGACGTGAGCTTCAGCAGCTTGCCGCCTGTTTCGTTCTTCCTGTGGAAGACTCACTGGAAGGCATTTTCGAAGCGGTCAAAAACACCGCTCTCATCCATAAATCTGGCGGAGGTACAGGTTTCTCATTCTCCCGCCTTCGTCCCAAGGACGACGTTGTAAAAACCACCAGAGGCGTTTCCAGCGGTCCCGTTTCCTTCATGACCGTTTTTGATGCCGCAACCGAAACAATCAAGCAGGGCGGCACACGCCGCGGTGCCAACATGGGTATCCTTCGTGTGGATCACCCGGATATAATGGATTTCATCTACGCTAAAGAGGACAAAACGAAGCTCACAAACTTCAACCTGTCCGTCGGTCTCACCGAAAAGTTCATGCAGGCAGTTCTTGAAGACAAAGAATACGACCTCATCAACCCCAAGACAAAATCCGTTGCGGGTCAGCTGAGAGCCAAGGACGTGTTCGACAAGATGGTTCAGCTGGCATGGGAGGGCGGAGACCCCGGCATCGTTTATCTGGACAGGATAAACGCCGAAAACCCCACCCCCAAAGAGGGCGAAATGGAGAGCACGAACCCTTGCGGTGAGCAGCCTCTTCTGCCCTATGAATCTTGCAACCTCGGCTCGATCAACCTCGGCAGGTTCGTTAAAGACGGCCAGATCGACTGGGCAGACCTTGAGAAGACAATCACCGTTGCCGTACATTTCCTCGACAACGTAATCGATATGAACAAATATCCCATCCCCGAGATAGACAGACAGACCAAGCGCAACCGCAAGATAGGTCTGGGTCTTATGGGCTGGGCGGACATGCTGGCCATGCTCTGCATCCCCTACAACTCCGACGAAGCCACAAAACTCGCCGAAGACGTTATGCAGTTCATCCGTGACAAAGGCCGTGAGAAATCAGCCGCTCTGGCAGAGATCAGAGGCGATTTCCCCACGTTCAAAGACAGCGTGTACCCTGCGAAGGGCTTCAAAAACATGCGCAACGCAACCATCACTACTGTTGCACCCACAGGAACAATCTCAATCATCGCAGGATGCTCCAGCGGTATCGAGCCTTTCTTCGCAATCGCATTCTACAGACAGGTAATGGATAACAACAAACTTGTTGAGGTCAGCCCTGTTTTCAAAGATATCGCTAAAAGAGAAGGATTCCTCACCGATGAGCTTCTTGATCAGGTGGCTGAGACAGGTGCGGTTCACGACATCGAGTCTGTGCCCGAAAAATGGCAGAAAGCCTTCGTTACGGCACACGACATCACCCCCTTCTGGCATACTAAAATGCAGGCTGCATTCCAGAAGTTCACCGACAACGCAGTAAGCAAGACCGTTAACTTCCCCAACGAGGCGACTGTTGAGGACGTACGCAGGACGTACCTTCTTTCATACAACCTCGGATGCAAGGGAACCACAATATACAGAGACGGAAGCCGTACCGGTCAGGTTCTCAATGTCGGAACAAAGGACAAAGAGGCAAAACCCGAATCGGTATCTCAGGAACCCTGTGTGTTCGCTCCCAAACCCAGACCCAAGGTTCTGGTGGGGCGCACTGTTGAAATGATGACAGGATGCGGCAAGCTCTATGTCACCATCAATCAGGACGAGAACGGCAAGGCGTTTGAAGTGTTCACCAGCATGGGTAAGGCCGGCGGTTGCGCCCAGAGCCAGTGCGAGGCCATCGGACGTCTCATCTCCATCAACCTCAGAAGCGGCGGCGAAATCGACCGTATCATCAAACAGCTGAAAGGTATCAGCTGTCACATGAGATACGGATTCGGACCCAACACCGTGCTCAGCTGTTCCGATGCGGTGGGCAAAGCCCTTGAGCAGGCTCTCAGAGACAACACCGAGATAAAGGTCAGCGGCAAACAGGACGACAGCATCACCGTGGACAAGCTCCTTGAGAAGGCTGAAAAGGCCGAACAGGAAGGCATCAAGGTTAAAAACGGCGCATGTCCCGACTGCGGCGGCCCCGTTGAGCATGTGGAAGGATGCGATATCTGCTACTCTTGCGGATACTCACACTGTTCATAA
- the nadD gene encoding nicotinate-nucleotide adenylyltransferase, whose amino-acid sequence MKIGLFGGTFNPIHIGHLALAENVTDSFSLDRMIFVPSKVPPHKTDGVIEPELRLKMVQLVAAGLGDRFIVSDFEIHEEGVSYTLKTLQHFRDAYCDDAIFFACGTDIFASIGSWYEYEALFDYVNFIVVSRSTMSFEELLKTIPPKLLERVVQADEYNNEISGRIILYRMPEVDISSTEIRSILEESYRRANLPDGVYEYIAENRLYRGNE is encoded by the coding sequence GTGAAGATAGGGCTTTTCGGGGGAACCTTTAACCCCATACACATAGGACATCTTGCTCTTGCCGAGAATGTCACGGACAGTTTCAGTCTGGACAGGATGATATTTGTGCCGTCAAAAGTGCCGCCACATAAGACTGACGGCGTTATCGAGCCTGAACTGAGGCTTAAGATGGTTCAGCTGGTTGCCGCAGGGCTTGGCGACAGGTTTATTGTCTCCGATTTCGAGATACACGAAGAGGGGGTATCCTATACCCTCAAAACCCTTCAGCATTTCAGGGACGCATACTGCGACGATGCTATCTTCTTCGCCTGCGGAACTGATATTTTTGCCAGCATCGGAAGCTGGTATGAGTATGAAGCGCTGTTCGACTATGTGAATTTCATCGTGGTCAGCCGCTCCACAATGAGCTTTGAAGAACTTTTAAAAACAATTCCGCCGAAACTCCTTGAAAGAGTCGTGCAGGCGGATGAATATAATAATGAGATATCCGGCAGAATAATATTATACAGAATGCCGGAGGTTGATATATCAAGCACGGAGATCCGAAGCATCCTCGAAGAGAGCTACCGAAGGGCGAATCTGCCCGACGGTGTTTATGAATATATCGCCGAAAACAGACTATACAGGGGAAACGAATGA
- a CDS encoding tRNA (cytidine(34)-2'-O)-methyltransferase: MTGLNIVLFEPEIPQNTGNIGRFSVATDSRLILAGKLGFSLDDKYVKRAGLDYWQHVRLETIDTLDGFFEKYPIGNHPYAFLSKFGTKNYTEIPHDNPNLMLIFGRETSGLPDSVQKKYAEHLYRIPTTGRVRSLNLSNAVALVGFDILRRREFAGLDANWMGPETGETYA, encoded by the coding sequence ATGACAGGACTTAATATTGTCCTTTTCGAACCCGAAATTCCCCAGAACACTGGGAACATCGGACGGTTCAGTGTTGCAACGGACAGCAGACTGATCCTGGCGGGAAAGCTGGGGTTCAGTCTGGATGATAAATATGTTAAGCGTGCGGGTCTCGATTACTGGCAGCATGTCAGGCTTGAGACCATAGACACGCTTGACGGATTTTTTGAAAAATATCCCATCGGAAACCATCCCTATGCCTTCCTTTCGAAATTCGGCACGAAGAACTACACCGAAATACCGCATGACAACCCGAACCTGATGCTGATTTTCGGACGTGAGACCAGCGGACTGCCCGACAGCGTGCAGAAGAAATACGCAGAACATCTTTACCGCATCCCCACAACGGGGAGGGTGCGCAGTCTGAACCTTTCCAATGCAGTTGCGCTTGTGGGGTTCGATATTCTGCGCAGGCGTGAATTTGCCGGCCTGGATGCCAACTGGATGGGACCCGAAACCGGAGAGACCTATGCTTAG
- a CDS encoding anti-sigma factor family protein — MECTRFHRLISSYVDEEASSLERQAVEKHMAGCQSCRDELTNQLRLKDMVKLSYEKTMDIDMSRSIMAMIAPQAAKPAVKKVSFYKKFSVFAAAAAALFVLVFAAVMTMGTEETQVAGNEKLEEYVIEHVGAGVTDFNGTLATVNYKK; from the coding sequence ATGGAATGTACCAGATTTCATAGATTAATATCCTCATACGTAGACGAAGAGGCCTCGTCTCTGGAAAGACAGGCTGTTGAAAAACACATGGCAGGCTGTCAGTCCTGTCGTGACGAGCTTACAAATCAGCTGAGACTGAAAGACATGGTGAAACTCTCCTATGAAAAGACAATGGACATAGACATGTCCAGATCGATCATGGCGATGATCGCCCCTCAGGCCGCAAAGCCTGCTGTTAAGAAGGTCTCGTTCTATAAAAAATTCTCTGTTTTTGCGGCGGCGGCTGCGGCTCTGTTTGTTCTGGTTTTTGCGGCGGTTATGACAATGGGTACGGAAGAGACTCAGGTCGCCGGAAACGAAAAACTGGAAGAATACGTTATCGAGCATGTTGGTGCCGGTGTAACAGATTTCAACGGGACCCTTGCCACTGTAAACTATAAAAAATGA
- a CDS encoding glycosyltransferase family A protein encodes METLKADILISAYGSVYFEKCLSSALSQRTAARVIVCDNSPDDTVREISEKYACPRLICFRPEEPLTLHESCLRLAESSTAQWVRFLQDSEILAENSLEKRLEQAETFGGISMTFSAYTSITPDGKRHRIYYDLPEFVKGEDYLFNIFEETPLKRFTNILIKKDIILSSLFRELSPFSEWVPAAAAMIAMTEGDLVYSSETMVTRYETQPEKTPEPEMLLDEAESMMNVLTYIESATSARKAARRLKKELMAEIIRENTVSLIKEKRWSDIRNYIFGALQINKKAVLGTVFHISVLGLFARAAARAVKNLRSVSK; translated from the coding sequence ATGGAAACTCTGAAAGCTGACATACTGATATCAGCATACGGCTCGGTATATTTTGAAAAGTGCCTGTCTTCCGCTCTTTCCCAGAGGACTGCGGCAAGGGTCATCGTCTGCGACAACAGTCCGGACGATACCGTGCGTGAGATATCGGAAAAGTATGCCTGTCCCAGACTGATCTGTTTCAGACCGGAAGAACCCCTAACACTCCACGAATCCTGCCTGCGTCTGGCAGAAAGCTCCACCGCCCAGTGGGTGCGCTTTCTTCAGGACTCCGAGATACTGGCCGAAAACTCTCTGGAAAAAAGGCTGGAACAGGCGGAGACCTTCGGCGGAATATCCATGACCTTCTCAGCATACACAAGCATCACGCCGGACGGAAAGCGCCACCGCATCTACTATGACCTGCCTGAATTTGTCAAAGGCGAAGACTACCTTTTCAACATATTTGAAGAAACCCCGCTGAAACGATTCACCAACATTCTTATAAAGAAGGATATAATACTCTCATCCCTTTTCAGAGAGCTTTCGCCGTTCTCGGAGTGGGTTCCTGCGGCGGCGGCAATGATAGCTATGACAGAGGGTGATCTGGTCTATTCCTCCGAAACAATGGTGACCAGATACGAAACACAGCCGGAAAAAACACCTGAACCGGAAATGCTGCTGGACGAAGCGGAAAGCATGATGAACGTCCTGACCTACATAGAGTCCGCAACATCCGCCAGAAAGGCCGCTAGAAGGCTGAAAAAGGAACTTATGGCTGAGATAATCAGAGAGAATACCGTAAGCCTGATTAAAGAGAAACGCTGGTCGGACATAAGGAACTATATCTTCGGAGCGTTGCAGATAAACAAAAAAGCGGTGTTGGGAACCGTATTTCATATTTCCGTGCTGGGTCTTTTCGCAAGGGCGGCTGCCAGAGCCGTAAAGAACCTGCGGTCTGTGTCAAAATAG
- the proB gene encoding glutamate 5-kinase: protein MRTLPQINTLVVKVGSNILTQKDKGVNLEFLSSFVSQICEIRNSVKNIVIVSSGAVGAGFKILGFDSRPTNIIDKQACAAVGQARLIWYYDKEFEKYNVIPAQILITKDDFANRRRYLNARYTIRRLLEMGVVPIINENDSVVIEELKYIENFSDNDNLSALVGGLIGADMLLIMSDVDGLYDSDPTANPDAKRIGEVKYINEELFSLAGSSVSGVGTGGMKSKLTAASKALDAGCCVGIINGRKPGAMLDFLSGKDIGTYFSHNEDALSRRQHWIAYAAGVTGILKLDKGAVNALVHKKKSLLPGGVISVEGDFEMGDVVSVCDEDGKEIARGKVRYNSFDLNLIKGKKTSDIFDILGYKFTDEVIHRDDLVVINIIGE, encoded by the coding sequence ATGAGAACACTGCCCCAGATAAACACGCTTGTTGTTAAGGTCGGAAGCAACATCCTTACGCAAAAGGACAAAGGGGTAAATCTCGAATTCCTTTCATCTTTTGTCAGCCAGATATGTGAGATAAGAAACAGTGTGAAAAACATTGTGATAGTTTCGTCCGGAGCCGTCGGAGCAGGATTTAAGATCCTCGGGTTCGACAGCCGCCCCACGAACATAATCGACAAGCAGGCCTGCGCCGCAGTAGGACAGGCAAGGCTGATATGGTATTATGACAAAGAGTTTGAAAAATATAATGTAATTCCTGCGCAAATACTCATCACAAAAGACGATTTTGCCAACCGAAGAAGATATCTCAACGCAAGATATACCATCCGCAGGTTGCTGGAAATGGGTGTTGTGCCTATTATAAACGAGAACGACTCGGTTGTTATCGAAGAGCTTAAGTATATTGAGAACTTCTCGGACAACGACAATCTCTCGGCACTGGTGGGTGGGCTCATCGGGGCGGACATGCTGCTTATCATGTCCGACGTTGACGGGCTTTACGACAGCGACCCTACGGCGAATCCCGATGCAAAGCGCATCGGCGAGGTGAAGTATATTAATGAGGAGCTGTTCAGCCTTGCGGGCAGTTCGGTTTCCGGTGTGGGCACGGGCGGAATGAAATCCAAGCTCACAGCCGCATCCAAAGCTCTGGATGCAGGCTGCTGTGTGGGTATCATAAACGGCCGCAAGCCCGGAGCGATGCTGGATTTCCTCTCCGGAAAGGATATCGGAACCTATTTCAGCCACAATGAGGACGCTCTCTCCCGCCGTCAGCACTGGATAGCCTACGCCGCAGGCGTTACAGGCATCCTCAAACTGGACAAAGGCGCTGTGAACGCTCTCGTCCATAAAAAGAAATCACTGCTTCCCGGCGGAGTCATCTCCGTTGAGGGCGATTTCGAGATGGGCGACGTGGTTTCCGTTTGCGACGAGGACGGAAAAGAGATAGCCAGAGGGAAGGTCAGATATAACAGTTTTGACCTGAACCTGATTAAAGGCAAAAAAACGTCTGACATCTTTGATATTTTAGGCTATAAGTTTACAGACGAGGTTATTCACCGCGACGATCTCGTTGTCATTAACATAATCGGAGAATGA
- a CDS encoding RNA polymerase sigma factor: MKDTAIIEKVLAGDSQAFEMLILKYQSKLFATSMNVVKNRELAEDIVQEAFMKAFMKLDSLKNREQFYPWLKRIALNIALNHFEKEKRVMDVENDDEETSFFDNIGSGESPEELTLKEELHRYVRNYVDSLPDKLRVVIVLREVEDMSYEEIADMMNIPLGTVRSRLFNARQIIKDRLINQGLADGMYQIS; the protein is encoded by the coding sequence GTGAAAGATACGGCAATTATCGAAAAGGTACTGGCAGGTGATTCACAGGCGTTTGAAATGCTGATACTCAAGTATCAGTCGAAGCTGTTCGCTACTTCGATGAACGTGGTGAAAAACAGAGAGCTGGCAGAAGATATCGTTCAGGAAGCCTTTATGAAGGCCTTCATGAAGCTGGACTCTCTGAAAAACAGAGAACAGTTCTATCCCTGGCTGAAACGCATTGCCCTCAACATCGCCCTTAACCACTTCGAAAAAGAGAAGAGGGTTATGGATGTTGAAAATGACGACGAAGAGACCAGCTTCTTCGACAATATAGGCAGCGGCGAAAGCCCCGAAGAACTCACTCTCAAAGAAGAGCTCCACAGGTATGTGAGGAACTATGTGGATTCTCTGCCCGACAAGCTCCGTGTGGTAATCGTTCTCAGAGAAGTTGAGGACATGAGCTACGAGGAGATTGCGGATATGATGAACATACCGCTGGGAACTGTCCGCAGCAGGCTGTTCAACGCCAGGCAGATCATAAAAGACAGACTCATCAATCAGGGGTTGGCAGATGGAATGTACCAGATTTCATAG